One region of Salinibacterium sp. TMP30 genomic DNA includes:
- a CDS encoding ATPase, T2SS/T4P/T4SS family, with translation MTTLAEVLILRGMMPIESIDSVGTSHSDEEALVRNLLDSGTISPAQLASARAAQAGVPFVELVDFAVDHQAVALAPAAICRRHEVLPIAFSEGYLVLAMVDPGNIFALDDIRSATGRQVRTVVAERGDLQAALDRFHRADGELSSLSSELEQEAVSTDVALSSNNNEPTEDDAPIVRFVNLLISQGIQDKASDIHIEPGEYDLGVRYRIDGVLHEMQRAPRQIQNGVISRLKIMAEMDIAERRKPQDGRISVIHGQKKIDLRVATLPTVYGEKVVMRILDNSNTTLDLSQLYLLEHNAKIYKEAYSKPYGMILVTGPTGSGKSTTLYTTLNAVARPEINVITVEDPVEYRMAGINQVQVNPKAGLTFASALRSILRSDPDVVLIGEIRDQETAQIAIEAALTGHLVLSTLHTNGAPAAITRLIEMDIEPFLVGSAIDCVVAQRLARRLCDRCKQPATHNPQDLVNLKVGFNPEGPMPTLYAPVGCTVCSKTGYRGRIALHEVMAVSEEIERLAVARSSSAEISRVAIEQGMRTLRMDGWAKAQLGLTSIEEILRVVA, from the coding sequence GTGACAACACTTGCTGAAGTATTGATTCTTCGTGGAATGATGCCGATTGAGAGCATCGATTCCGTGGGAACATCACATTCTGATGAGGAAGCACTCGTCAGAAACCTACTCGACAGCGGCACCATTTCGCCGGCACAGTTAGCGTCAGCTCGTGCTGCACAAGCGGGCGTACCGTTCGTCGAGCTGGTCGACTTCGCTGTCGATCACCAAGCAGTCGCGCTCGCCCCAGCCGCAATTTGCCGCCGCCACGAAGTGCTTCCCATCGCGTTCTCCGAGGGTTACCTCGTGCTGGCCATGGTTGATCCGGGCAATATCTTTGCCCTCGACGACATTCGCTCAGCGACAGGCCGCCAGGTGCGCACCGTTGTTGCCGAACGTGGCGACCTTCAGGCTGCTCTTGACCGGTTCCACCGTGCCGATGGCGAACTCTCCAGCCTCAGCAGTGAACTCGAGCAAGAAGCGGTATCCACGGATGTTGCCCTTTCGTCGAACAATAATGAGCCGACCGAAGACGACGCCCCTATTGTTCGCTTCGTGAACCTGCTGATCAGCCAAGGCATCCAAGACAAGGCATCCGATATTCATATCGAACCCGGCGAGTACGACCTTGGCGTTCGGTACCGCATTGATGGTGTTTTGCATGAGATGCAGCGTGCACCTCGCCAGATTCAGAACGGCGTGATCTCGCGCTTGAAGATCATGGCCGAAATGGACATTGCTGAGCGTCGCAAGCCTCAGGATGGCCGCATTTCGGTGATCCATGGGCAAAAGAAGATCGACCTCCGTGTTGCGACCCTGCCGACCGTCTACGGCGAAAAAGTCGTTATGCGTATTCTCGACAACTCCAACACGACTCTTGACTTGAGCCAGCTTTACCTGCTTGAGCACAACGCAAAGATTTACAAAGAGGCGTATTCCAAGCCCTACGGCATGATTCTGGTTACCGGCCCGACAGGTTCCGGTAAGTCGACCACGCTGTACACGACCCTTAATGCTGTTGCCCGCCCCGAGATCAATGTCATCACGGTCGAAGACCCGGTTGAGTACCGCATGGCGGGCATCAACCAGGTTCAGGTTAACCCGAAGGCGGGTCTCACTTTCGCGAGTGCTCTGCGCTCGATTCTGCGTTCTGACCCGGATGTTGTGCTGATTGGTGAGATCCGAGACCAGGAGACGGCACAGATTGCGATCGAAGCCGCGCTCACCGGCCACCTCGTGTTGAGCACCCTTCACACGAACGGCGCGCCAGCGGCCATTACTCGACTGATCGAGATGGACATTGAGCCATTCTTGGTGGGTTCAGCAATCGACTGCGTTGTGGCACAACGACTGGCGCGGCGCTTGTGCGACCGCTGCAAGCAGCCTGCAACGCACAATCCGCAGGACCTCGTGAATTTGAAGGTCGGCTTCAACCCAGAAGGTCCCATGCCGACGTTGTATGCACCCGTCGGGTGCACCGTGTGTTCCAAGACGGGATATCGCGGCCGAATTGCACTGCACGAAGTTATGGCAGTGTCCGAAGAGATTGAACGTCTCGCTGTTGCTCGTTCCTCTAGCGCTGAGATCAGCCGCGTCGCGATCGAGCAGGGAATGCGCACGCTGCGCATGGACGGTTGGGCAAAAGCTCAACTCGGCTTGACGTCAATCGAAGAGATTTTGCGCGTCGTCGCATAG
- a CDS encoding response regulator transcription factor, producing the protein MTTHDVVKRTYRIGHVDDHETVQLGFGSLLSQCSDLSLVASVPRVRDLSAVIDSLDVVVLDVRLSDRSTVENNVAWLREHGVHVLVFTAADNASEVRAASRAGVLGIVRKSESRDVIVDAVREAARGNPVVTTDWAAALDSDPELDAAGLSPKEQEVLAHYASGDKSIAVAHRAGLSSSTVAEYVRRIRHKYAMVGRPAHTKVDLYKRAVEDGILPPPTS; encoded by the coding sequence ATGACAACGCACGATGTAGTAAAGCGCACGTATCGCATTGGTCATGTCGACGACCACGAGACGGTTCAGCTGGGCTTCGGCTCCCTCCTCTCGCAGTGCTCCGACCTGAGCCTCGTGGCATCCGTCCCCCGCGTGCGCGACCTGAGCGCAGTGATCGACAGCCTCGATGTGGTGGTTCTTGACGTGCGCCTCTCAGACCGCAGCACCGTCGAAAACAATGTTGCGTGGCTGCGCGAGCACGGCGTCCATGTGCTCGTCTTCACGGCGGCAGACAATGCCAGCGAGGTACGCGCAGCCTCCCGCGCCGGAGTTCTGGGGATCGTGCGCAAATCTGAGTCCCGCGACGTCATCGTGGATGCGGTGCGCGAGGCTGCGCGCGGCAACCCGGTCGTGACAACTGATTGGGCAGCAGCACTCGACTCTGATCCGGAGCTCGACGCTGCCGGCTTAAGCCCTAAAGAGCAAGAAGTGCTCGCCCATTACGCTTCTGGCGACAAATCAATTGCTGTTGCTCACCGCGCCGGGCTATCGTCCAGCACGGTAGCGGAGTACGTTCGCCGCATCCGACACAAGTACGCAATGGTGGGTCGCCCAGCACACACCAAAGTCGACCTCTATAAGCGGGCCGTTGAAGACGGCATCCTTCCCCCTCCCACTTCGTGA
- a CDS encoding ATP-binding protein produces MSAVLAATTMLFLALTIGSLIEQKSYVMPHWQSVAVTAIFGLPLILAAAAPWSSLRELRLMHGAYAIIFAIVVVSWIPAFINGPLPSGMAPWTVGMTALSTVPAAIAWRPAVAWGFLIASSLVIAPIRIIADGGTDISLAVQFAIFTITVCAVFTAVAIVAIGAGREVDVATAAARVSSTRAAALTARAEEQAHLDALVHDEVIATIFAAAGAGRSDSEATRVQAARTIARLQKLHEATAGVPELIHSDYLIRGLSTSIDEATDSGEFNVTGERNAPIPSSIASALIEATVEALRNSVVHASRDSTPVRRVVDLRLSPERVDITITDNGRGFDAANVPKNRLGIVVSILGRINALPGAHAAVSSRPGEGTQVSVGWQE; encoded by the coding sequence ATGAGCGCGGTGCTAGCGGCGACAACGATGCTCTTTTTGGCGCTCACCATCGGTTCACTCATAGAACAGAAAAGTTATGTCATGCCGCACTGGCAAAGCGTGGCGGTAACAGCAATTTTTGGATTGCCCCTTATCTTGGCTGCCGCCGCACCGTGGAGTTCCTTGCGCGAACTGCGCTTGATGCACGGTGCCTACGCAATAATTTTCGCGATAGTGGTGGTGAGTTGGATCCCCGCGTTCATCAATGGCCCCCTGCCCAGCGGTATGGCACCGTGGACGGTCGGGATGACCGCACTCAGCACAGTTCCCGCTGCGATCGCATGGCGGCCGGCGGTCGCCTGGGGCTTTCTTATAGCCAGCTCCCTTGTCATTGCCCCGATCCGCATCATCGCTGACGGTGGCACAGATATATCGCTCGCAGTACAGTTCGCGATTTTCACCATTACCGTGTGCGCTGTATTCACCGCCGTCGCTATCGTCGCTATCGGCGCAGGTCGAGAAGTGGATGTCGCGACCGCTGCAGCGCGGGTTTCGTCAACGCGGGCTGCAGCGTTGACCGCGCGCGCTGAAGAACAAGCACACCTCGATGCACTTGTGCACGACGAAGTCATCGCAACAATCTTTGCGGCAGCCGGGGCCGGACGCAGCGATTCAGAGGCAACACGAGTGCAGGCTGCGCGCACCATCGCCCGCCTCCAGAAGCTTCACGAGGCTACCGCTGGTGTTCCTGAGCTTATCCACTCCGACTACCTCATCCGGGGCCTCTCCACGTCGATCGATGAAGCAACAGATTCGGGAGAGTTCAACGTCACCGGCGAACGGAACGCACCGATCCCCTCGTCGATCGCTAGCGCGCTGATCGAGGCAACAGTCGAAGCACTGCGCAACAGCGTCGTGCATGCCTCTCGAGACTCCACTCCCGTGCGCCGCGTCGTTGACCTTCGCTTGAGCCCGGAACGTGTCGACATCACCATCACCGACAATGGGCGGGGCTTTGATGCGGCTAACGTTCCTAAGAATCGCCTAGGCATCGTGGTGAGCATCCTCGGTCGCATCAATGCCCTCCCTGGAGCACACGCTGCAGTCAGTTCACGACCTGGTGAAGGCACGCAGGTGAGCGTCGGATGGCAGGAATGA
- a CDS encoding DNA-directed RNA polymerase subunit beta' produces the protein MLDVHAFDEIKIGLATADDIRRWSHGEVKKPETINYRTLKPEKDGLFGEQIFGPSRDWECSCGKYKRVRFKGIVCERCGVEVTKSAVRRERMGHIELAAPVTHIWYFKGVPSRLGYLLDMAPKDLEKVIYFAAYMIISVDEEGRHADLPALENEIRLEIKTLEGQRDSRIAERLTKFEEDLAALEEEGAKADQKRRVKDAAEKEMSQLRKSIDEQISQLERVWDDFRSLKIGDLKPEDSVFQELQDRFGSYFEAYMGAEAIQKRLQAFDLALESVDLHDQIANGKGQKKIRAIKRLRVVNSFLQTGNSPAAMVLDVVPVIPPELRPMVQLDGGRFATSDLNDLYRRVINRNNRLRRLLDLGAPEIIVNNEKRMLQEAVDALFDNGRRGRPVTGTGNRALKSLSDMLKGKQGRFRQNLLGKRVDYSGRSVIIVGPQLKLHQCGLPKQMALELFKPFVIKRLIDLSHAQNIKSAKRMVERARPQVWDVLEEIIRERPVLLNRAPTLHRLGIQAFEPQLVEGKAIQLHPLVCAAFNADFDGDQMAVHLPLSVEAQAEARILMLASNNILKPSDGRPVTLPTQDMIIGLHHLTTLKEDVAGEGRAFSSVAEAILAFDQHSLDLNAKVRIRLDNVYLSEEDAPEGFVQGQSKLMETTLGRALFNEALPKDYPYMESLADKGQISAIVNDLAERYVKVDVAAALDAIKDAGFHWATRSGVTVALSDIVTPPNKPEIIGRYEKLAAKVQGQFEKGLTTDAERRQELIEIWNKATAEVATAMQSNFRTDNNINRMVSSGARGNWMQVRQIAGMRGLVSNPKGEIIPRPIVHSYKEGLTVAEYFISTHGARKGLADTALRTADSGYLTRRLVDVSQDVIIRESDCGTGKGLDMPIAAQNADGKWILDDNVENSVYARSLAADASNDKGDVIASAGADVGDVLLEKLVAAGVHSIKVRSVLTCESAVGVCAVCYGRSLATGLLVDIGEAVGIIAAQSIGEPGTQLTMRTFHTGGVASADDITQGLPRVTELFEARTPKGASPIAEAAGRVTIEDTDRSRKLILTPDNGDEPIAYPILRRATLLIEDGEHVELGTQLHVGNVDPKEVLRVRGVRAVQQHLVDGVQGVYRSQGVPIHDKHIEVIVRQMLRKVTVVDHGDTGLLPGELVDRSKYNDLNRSVLTEGKATASARQEILGITKASLATESWLSAASFQETTRVLTQAAMEGKSDPLMGLKENVIIGKLIPAGTGLPRYRDVSVEATEEAKAERYPNRIFADDASLSESDLSFVDFDSFSSNDSTPGTYN, from the coding sequence TTGCTCGACGTTCACGCGTTTGATGAAATCAAAATCGGTCTCGCTACCGCCGACGACATTCGTCGCTGGTCGCACGGTGAGGTTAAGAAGCCAGAGACCATTAACTACCGCACACTTAAGCCGGAGAAGGATGGTCTGTTCGGTGAACAGATCTTCGGACCTTCCCGTGACTGGGAGTGCTCCTGTGGCAAGTACAAGCGAGTGCGCTTTAAGGGCATCGTTTGTGAGCGCTGTGGTGTTGAAGTAACCAAGTCGGCTGTGCGCCGTGAGCGCATGGGCCACATTGAGCTCGCCGCTCCGGTTACCCACATCTGGTACTTCAAGGGTGTTCCGAGCCGTCTCGGTTACCTCCTTGATATGGCTCCGAAGGACCTCGAAAAGGTCATCTACTTCGCCGCATACATGATCATTTCGGTTGACGAAGAGGGCCGTCACGCTGACCTGCCCGCGCTTGAGAACGAGATCCGTCTCGAAATCAAGACGCTTGAGGGCCAGCGCGATTCCCGCATCGCTGAGCGTTTGACCAAGTTCGAGGAAGACCTCGCCGCTCTGGAAGAAGAGGGTGCCAAGGCCGACCAGAAGCGTCGCGTCAAGGATGCAGCTGAGAAGGAAATGTCTCAGCTGCGCAAGTCCATCGACGAGCAGATCTCGCAGCTCGAGCGCGTCTGGGACGACTTCCGCAGCCTCAAGATCGGTGACCTCAAGCCTGAGGATTCCGTCTTCCAGGAACTGCAAGACCGTTTCGGTAGCTACTTCGAGGCCTACATGGGCGCTGAAGCAATTCAGAAGCGCCTGCAGGCATTCGACCTCGCGCTCGAGAGCGTTGATCTGCACGACCAGATCGCTAACGGCAAGGGTCAGAAGAAGATCCGTGCAATCAAGCGACTGCGCGTAGTCAACTCCTTCCTGCAGACTGGCAACTCGCCGGCCGCGATGGTTCTGGATGTTGTTCCGGTTATTCCTCCGGAGCTTCGCCCGATGGTTCAGTTGGATGGTGGTCGCTTTGCGACCTCCGACCTCAACGACCTCTACCGTCGTGTGATCAACCGCAACAACCGTCTACGTCGTCTCCTTGACCTCGGTGCTCCCGAGATCATCGTCAACAACGAGAAGCGCATGCTTCAGGAAGCCGTTGACGCACTGTTCGACAACGGTCGTCGTGGTCGCCCCGTTACCGGTACTGGCAACCGTGCCCTCAAGTCCTTGAGCGACATGCTCAAGGGTAAGCAGGGTCGTTTCCGTCAGAACCTGCTCGGAAAGCGCGTTGACTACTCCGGTCGTTCAGTGATCATCGTTGGTCCGCAGCTCAAGCTGCACCAGTGTGGTCTGCCCAAGCAGATGGCTCTTGAACTCTTCAAGCCGTTTGTTATCAAGCGACTAATCGATCTGAGCCACGCCCAGAACATCAAGAGCGCCAAGCGCATGGTTGAGCGTGCACGGCCGCAGGTGTGGGATGTGCTCGAGGAAATCATTCGTGAGCGCCCCGTGCTGCTGAACCGTGCGCCTACACTGCACCGTTTGGGCATCCAGGCATTCGAACCTCAGCTCGTTGAGGGTAAGGCCATTCAGCTTCACCCCCTCGTGTGTGCTGCCTTCAACGCCGACTTCGATGGTGACCAGATGGCTGTTCACCTTCCGTTGTCGGTCGAAGCGCAGGCTGAAGCTCGCATTCTGATGCTCGCAAGCAACAACATCCTCAAGCCGTCTGACGGTCGCCCGGTGACCCTGCCAACACAGGACATGATCATCGGTCTGCACCACTTGACGACGCTGAAGGAAGACGTTGCTGGCGAAGGCCGTGCGTTCTCGTCGGTTGCTGAAGCGATTCTCGCGTTCGACCAGCACTCGCTCGACCTCAACGCCAAGGTGCGTATCCGCCTCGACAACGTGTACCTCTCCGAAGAAGATGCTCCTGAGGGCTTCGTTCAGGGCCAGTCCAAGCTCATGGAGACGACCCTCGGTCGCGCCCTCTTCAACGAGGCTCTCCCCAAGGACTACCCCTACATGGAGTCGCTCGCTGACAAGGGCCAGATTTCGGCCATCGTCAACGACCTTGCTGAGCGGTACGTGAAGGTGGATGTTGCGGCAGCTCTTGACGCGATCAAGGACGCTGGTTTCCACTGGGCTACTCGCTCGGGTGTGACGGTTGCGCTGTCTGACATTGTGACCCCGCCGAACAAGCCAGAGATCATTGGCCGCTACGAGAAGTTGGCTGCCAAGGTTCAGGGTCAGTTCGAGAAGGGACTCACGACCGACGCCGAGCGTCGTCAGGAGCTCATCGAGATCTGGAACAAGGCAACCGCAGAAGTGGCAACTGCTATGCAGTCAAACTTCCGCACTGACAACAACATCAACCGCATGGTGTCGTCTGGTGCTCGTGGTAACTGGATGCAGGTCCGTCAGATCGCCGGTATGCGTGGTCTGGTATCGAACCCGAAGGGTGAGATCATTCCTCGCCCGATCGTGCACTCCTACAAGGAGGGCCTGACCGTAGCCGAGTACTTCATCTCGACTCACGGTGCTCGTAAGGGACTGGCTGACACCGCACTGCGCACCGCAGACTCGGGATACCTCACGCGTCGACTCGTTGACGTGTCGCAGGATGTCATCATTCGTGAAAGCGACTGTGGCACCGGCAAGGGGCTCGACATGCCGATCGCAGCACAGAATGCCGATGGCAAGTGGATTCTTGACGACAACGTCGAGAACTCGGTCTATGCCCGCAGCCTCGCTGCGGACGCCAGCAACGACAAGGGTGACGTCATTGCGTCTGCCGGTGCTGACGTCGGAGACGTTCTGCTCGAGAAGCTGGTTGCTGCTGGAGTTCACAGCATCAAGGTTCGTTCGGTTCTGACCTGCGAGTCCGCTGTCGGTGTGTGTGCTGTCTGTTACGGCCGCTCACTCGCAACGGGGCTGCTCGTTGACATTGGTGAGGCTGTCGGAATTATCGCCGCACAGTCGATCGGTGAGCCCGGTACCCAGCTGACCATGCGTACCTTCCACACTGGTGGTGTTGCTTCGGCGGATGACATTACGCAGGGTCTGCCTCGCGTAACGGAACTCTTCGAAGCTCGTACCCCTAAGGGTGCTAGCCCCATTGCAGAGGCCGCTGGTCGCGTCACGATCGAAGACACCGACCGCAGTCGCAAGCTGATCCTCACGCCAGACAATGGCGACGAGCCCATCGCTTACCCGATCCTGCGTCGCGCAACCCTCCTGATTGAGGATGGCGAGCACGTTGAACTCGGCACGCAGCTGCACGTCGGAAACGTTGACCCGAAGGAAGTTCTTCGAGTCCGCGGTGTCCGTGCCGTGCAGCAGCACCTCGTTGATGGTGTTCAAGGCGTTTACCGATCGCAGGGTGTCCCGATTCACGACAAGCACATTGAGGTCATCGTCCGTCAGATGCTCCGCAAGGTGACTGTTGTCGACCACGGTGACACCGGTCTGCTCCCGGGTGAGCTCGTTGATCGTTCGAAGTACAACGACCTCAACCGTTCGGTACTCACCGAGGGCAAGGCAACGGCATCCGCGCGTCAGGAAATCTTGGGAATTACCAAGGCTTCGCTGGCAACCGAGTCGTGGTTGTCAGCCGCGTCGTTCCAAGAGACCACCCGCGTTCTTACGCAGGCGGCCATGGAGGGCAAGTCTGACCCACTCATGGGACTCAAGGAGAACGTCATCATCGGTAAGCTCATCCCGGCGGGTACGGGTTTGCCGCGCTACCGCGATGTATCGGTCGAGGCAACGGAAGAGGCGAAAGCCGAACGTTACCCCAACCGCATTTTCGCTGATGATGCAAGCCTCAGTGAGAGCGACTTGAGTTTTGTCGACTTCGACAGCTTCAGCTCGAATGATTCAACACCGGGAACCTACAACTAA
- the rpoB gene encoding DNA-directed RNA polymerase subunit beta gives MAAARDASTNKSPKNGRSASRLSFAKITDTLTVPDLLALQTESFDWLVGNDDWIQRTTDGVAAGRTDMPSRSGLDEIFEEISPIEDLGETMQLSFTEPELEEPKYSIDECKERGKTFAAPLYVNAEFMNHLTGEIKTQTVFMGDFPLMTARGTFIINGTERVVVSQLVRSPGVYFDRQPEKLSDKDIYSARIIPSRGAWLEFEIDKRDQVGVRIDRKRKQSVTVFLKALGLTSEEILHEFKGFPSIEATLEKDNILTKEEALKDIYRKLRPGEQVAAEAARALLDNFYFNSKRYDLAKVGRYKINRKLGLDTDIKESVLTVEDIIATIKYMVSLHDNSAPNVAVSDSGVASIKGVRDGKKVDVRLDVDDIDHFGNRRIRAVGELIQNQVRTGLSRMERVVRERMTTQDIEAITPQTLINVRPVVAAIKEFFGTSQLSQFMDQNNPLAGLTHKRRLSALGPGGLSRERAGVEVRDVHPSHYGRMCPIETPEGPNIGLIGSLASFARINAFGFIETPYRRLINDTVSTTIDYLTASEEDDFIVAQANAPLTNDMKFAEPRVLARKKGGEVDLVPVEDIAYMDVSPRQMVSVATSLIPFLEHDDANRALMGANMQRQAVPLLRSESPLVGTGMEGFAAIDAGDVVTTLKAGVVSEVSADVVVVQLDEGGTQEYFLRKFDRSNQGTSYNHRVIVSAGERVEEGQVIADGPATENGELALGKNLLVAFMPWEGHNFEDAIILSQNLVKDDVLSSIHIEEYEVDARDTKLGKEEITRDLPNVSPELLADLDERGIIRIGAEVRPGDILVGKVTPKGETELSAEERLLRAIFNEKSREVRDTSLKVPHGEAGTIIAVKEFSADNDDELGSGVNQRVVVYIAQKRKITEGDKLAGRHGNKGVISKILPVEDMPFLADGTPVDIILNPLGIPGRMNFGQVLETHLGWVAKQGWEVEGKPEWARSLPEEAFSAEPGTKVATPVFDGAYEEEIAGLLDSTTPTRDGVRLIDSSGKTPLFDGRSGEPFPAPVSVGYMYILKLHHLVDDKIHARSTGPYSMITQQPLGGKAQFGGQRFGEMEVWALEAYGAAYALQELLTIKSDDILGRVKVYEAIVKGENIQEPGIPESFKVLIKEMQSLCLNVEVLSADGSTVNLRDTDDEAFRAAEELGINISARFESSSVDEI, from the coding sequence TTGGCTGCTGCGCGCGATGCGTCCACCAATAAGTCCCCGAAAAACGGCCGCTCAGCATCGCGGCTTTCTTTCGCAAAAATCACTGACACGCTAACGGTTCCCGATCTGCTGGCATTGCAGACCGAGAGCTTTGATTGGCTCGTCGGAAATGACGACTGGATTCAACGTACGACCGACGGCGTAGCTGCCGGTCGCACCGATATGCCGTCACGCAGTGGTCTCGACGAAATCTTTGAAGAGATTTCGCCGATTGAAGACCTCGGCGAAACGATGCAGTTGTCGTTCACGGAGCCGGAGCTCGAAGAGCCCAAGTACTCCATCGATGAGTGCAAGGAGCGCGGCAAGACTTTTGCTGCTCCTCTTTATGTGAACGCGGAGTTCATGAACCACCTCACAGGTGAGATCAAGACTCAGACCGTGTTCATGGGTGACTTCCCACTCATGACCGCTCGCGGTACCTTCATCATCAACGGAACCGAGCGCGTTGTTGTTTCGCAGCTCGTGCGTTCGCCCGGTGTGTACTTCGATCGCCAGCCCGAGAAGCTCAGCGACAAAGACATCTACTCGGCTCGCATCATCCCGAGCCGTGGTGCTTGGCTTGAGTTCGAGATCGATAAGCGCGATCAGGTCGGTGTTCGTATCGACCGCAAGCGCAAGCAGTCGGTCACCGTATTCCTGAAGGCCCTCGGCCTCACCAGCGAAGAGATCCTTCACGAGTTCAAGGGTTTCCCGTCGATCGAAGCCACCTTGGAGAAAGACAACATCCTCACCAAGGAAGAGGCGCTCAAAGACATCTACCGCAAGCTCCGTCCGGGCGAGCAGGTTGCTGCTGAAGCCGCACGCGCGCTTCTTGACAACTTCTACTTCAACTCCAAGCGCTACGACCTCGCAAAGGTTGGTCGTTACAAGATCAACCGCAAGCTTGGTCTCGACACAGATATTAAAGAGTCGGTGCTTACCGTTGAAGACATCATCGCGACCATTAAGTACATGGTTTCGCTTCACGACAACTCGGCACCCAACGTTGCGGTAAGCGACAGTGGTGTTGCCAGCATCAAGGGCGTCCGCGACGGCAAGAAGGTGGATGTTCGTCTCGACGTTGATGACATCGACCACTTCGGCAACCGCCGCATCCGTGCCGTGGGTGAGCTCATCCAGAACCAGGTTCGTACCGGCCTCAGCCGTATGGAGCGTGTTGTTCGCGAGCGCATGACCACGCAGGACATCGAAGCGATTACCCCGCAGACCCTGATCAACGTGCGCCCCGTCGTCGCCGCGATCAAGGAGTTCTTCGGGACTTCGCAGCTATCGCAGTTCATGGACCAAAACAACCCGCTCGCGGGACTGACCCACAAGCGTCGCCTTTCGGCGCTGGGCCCAGGTGGTTTGAGCCGTGAGCGTGCTGGCGTTGAGGTTCGAGACGTGCACCCCTCTCACTACGGCCGTATGTGCCCGATTGAGACTCCTGAAGGCCCCAACATTGGTCTGATTGGTTCGCTCGCATCGTTTGCACGCATTAACGCATTCGGTTTCATTGAGACGCCGTACCGTCGCCTCATTAACGACACCGTCTCGACCACGATTGACTACCTGACGGCAAGCGAAGAAGATGACTTCATCGTGGCGCAGGCAAACGCACCGCTCACCAACGACATGAAGTTCGCTGAGCCTCGCGTTCTTGCCCGTAAGAAGGGTGGCGAGGTTGACCTCGTTCCCGTCGAAGACATCGCGTACATGGATGTTTCGCCGCGCCAGATGGTTTCGGTAGCTACCTCGCTCATTCCGTTCCTCGAGCACGACGATGCAAACCGCGCACTCATGGGTGCCAACATGCAGCGTCAGGCTGTTCCGTTGCTTCGCAGCGAGAGCCCGCTGGTCGGAACCGGTATGGAAGGCTTCGCCGCAATTGACGCCGGTGACGTTGTCACCACGCTCAAGGCTGGTGTTGTCTCCGAGGTGTCGGCAGACGTTGTTGTTGTTCAGCTCGATGAGGGCGGAACGCAGGAGTACTTCCTGCGCAAGTTCGACCGCTCCAACCAGGGCACGAGCTACAACCACCGCGTTATCGTTAGCGCCGGAGAGCGTGTCGAAGAGGGTCAGGTTATTGCTGATGGCCCCGCGACCGAGAACGGTGAGCTCGCGCTCGGAAAGAACCTCCTCGTGGCATTCATGCCGTGGGAAGGCCACAACTTCGAGGACGCGATCATCCTGAGCCAGAACTTGGTGAAAGACGACGTACTGTCGTCGATCCACATCGAAGAATACGAAGTGGATGCTCGCGACACCAAGCTCGGTAAAGAAGAGATCACGCGCGACCTGCCGAACGTCAGCCCAGAACTATTGGCTGACCTCGACGAGCGTGGAATCATCCGCATCGGTGCTGAGGTTCGCCCCGGCGACATCCTCGTTGGCAAGGTAACACCCAAGGGCGAGACCGAGCTTTCAGCAGAAGAGCGATTGTTGCGCGCCATCTTCAATGAGAAGAGCCGCGAAGTTCGCGACACCTCGCTGAAGGTTCCCCACGGTGAAGCCGGAACGATCATCGCTGTCAAGGAGTTCTCCGCAGACAACGATGACGAGCTCGGCTCCGGTGTCAACCAGCGTGTTGTTGTGTACATCGCCCAGAAGCGCAAGATCACCGAAGGTGACAAGCTCGCTGGTCGTCACGGCAACAAGGGTGTTATCTCGAAGATTCTGCCGGTCGAAGACATGCCGTTCCTCGCCGATGGAACCCCGGTTGACATCATCCTGAATCCGCTCGGTATCCCCGGTCGAATGAACTTCGGTCAGGTACTCGAAACTCACCTCGGTTGGGTTGCGAAGCAGGGTTGGGAAGTTGAAGGTAAGCCGGAGTGGGCACGTTCGCTGCCCGAGGAGGCCTTCAGCGCCGAGCCAGGCACCAAGGTTGCTACCCCTGTATTCGACGGCGCCTACGAGGAAGAGATCGCGGGTCTGCTTGACTCCACGACCCCTACTCGTGACGGCGTTCGACTGATCGACTCCTCGGGTAAGACCCCGCTGTTCGATGGTCGTTCTGGTGAGCCGTTCCCTGCTCCCGTTTCGGTCGGTTACATGTACATCCTCAAGCTGCACCACCTCGTTGACGACAAGATTCACGCTCGTTCAACGGGTCCGTACTCGATGATCACCCAGCAGCCACTTGGTGGTAAGGCGCAGTTCGGTGGACAGCGCTTCGGTGAGATGGAAGTGTGGGCGCTTGAGGCATACGGTGCCGCCTACGCACTGCAGGAGCTTCTGACGATCAAGTCGGATGACATCCTCGGCCGCGTCAAGGTGTACGAAGCCATTGTTAAGGGCGAGAACATCCAGGAGCCCGGCATCCCCGAGAGCTTCAAGGTGCTCATCAAGGAAATGCAGTCGCTGTGCCTCAACGTCGAAGTTCTTTCGGCCGACGGTTCAACGGTCAACCTGCGCGACACGGATGATGAAGCTTTCCGTGCAGCGGAAGAGTTGGGCATCAACATTTCAGCGCGGTTCGAGTCCTCGTCTGTTGACGAGATTTAA